A single window of Rana temporaria chromosome 1, aRanTem1.1, whole genome shotgun sequence DNA harbors:
- the LOC120946013 gene encoding B-cell differentiation antigen CD72-like, translating into MVTKLVHSEQPEKNNTLWACTWVSAGLRGCALHLSLVFLLLCLILSAAVIGLTVKYVELSGDFQKSVTDHRTMSSSMTRSLRSGEDLLETIKRQLGATKNELEKTRQELRKVSQDYQALDNSLKSKENLLESVNKDLRATKTQLEKTRLDLEKAERGKTDVSNALLQCQQEKQKSRQIAEETRTELDKCNQDTRGVCLEGWVLYRKKCLWFSEKDGNWEKGKTDCESRDSNLIIVPYSDTDLKKFIKEKQRSYWVGKEWNKQTKNWEWPKDYPSSRQV; encoded by the exons ATGGTCACTAAGCTTGTGCATTCCGAACAGCctgaaaaaaataacacattgtGGGCCTGTACATGGGTGTCTGCAG GCCTCCGTGGGTGCGCTCTACACCTTTCTCTGGTCTTCCTTCTGCTGTGCCTAATTTTGTCTGCGGCTGTGATCGGACTGACGGTGAAAT ATGTTGAGTTGTCCGGTGATTTCCAGAAGTCGGTGACCGATCACCGTACAATGAGCAGCAGTATGACTCGGAGCCTCAGGAGCGGAGAGGACCTCCTGGAAACAATTAAGAGGCAGTTAGGGGCCACCAAGAATGAGCTGGAGAAGACCCGTCAGGAGCTAAGGAAAGTGTCTCAGGACTATCAGGCTCTGGACAATAGTCTGAAGAGCAAGGAGAATCTCTTGGAGTCGGTGAACAAAGATCTGCGGGCCACCAAGACTCAGCTGGAGAAGACCCGTTTGGATCTAGAGAAGGCGGAAAGGGGCAAAACAGATGTGAGCAATGCTCTGTTGCAGTGCCAGCAGGAGAAACAGAAGTCCAGACAAATAGCAGAGGAAACAAGAACTGAACTGGACAAATGCAACCAAGATACTAGAG GTGTTTGTCTGGAAGGATGGGTCCTCTATAGAAAGAAATGTCTCTGGTTTTCTGAAAAAGATGGAAATTGGGAAAAAGGTAAAACAGATTGTGAAAGCAGAGATTCCAACCTCATCATTGTGCCGTATTCTGACACCGATCTCAAG aaattcATAAAGGAGAAACAAAGAAGTTACTGGGTTGGTAAGGAATGGAATAAGCAGACCAAAAATTGGGAATGGCCCAAGGACTATCCAtcaagcaggcaagtatga